The uncultured Mailhella sp. genome segment TTTCCGAGCACAGCAAGACAGTGGCAGAATACGCCTGCATGCTGGCCAAGGCCATGCATGCCAGCATCGTGGCAGTGTATGCGGCCCCTACGCTGACCCAGTACACGGGTTTCCATGTTCCGCCGAACACCATCGACAGCTTTGTCGGTGAGATCGTTTCCGGTGCGGAAAAGGCCATGACGCAGTTCGTGTCTGAAAACTTTGAAGGCGTGGAAACCAAGGCCGAGGTCGTGGTTGGCTACGCTGCCGAAGAAATTCTTGAAATCGCGGCCAAGGAAGACGCCGACCTCATCGTCATGGGCACCCATGGACGCAAGGGCATCGACCGTATCCTGTTCGGCTCCGTGGCCGAGCGCGTCGTGAAGAATTCCCACGTGCCGGTTCTGACCATTCGTCCTTCCGACAACTACACCGGCGGCGCGATGTACAAGGATTAACGCTTACGCATGAACATAAACAGGGCTTTCCTTTTTCGGCTTTGTCCGGGAGAGGGAAGCCCTTTTTGTTGCTCTTTTCCTGTTTTGGAGCCATGCTCGGCCTGCGGGAACGCTTCCCGGCCGCGCGGACGCTGAGCGACGGCGTCAAAGCCGCCTCGTCTGCCTTTCCGGCTCGCCGGAAAGAAGCAAAGCTTGCGCGCAGTCCGCGGGCAGGGCGCAGGACGCCTGAACCCGCCGGATACCCGGCCTGACGCCCGCCGCGGGCGGCATGTCCGCAGAAAGGATGCGCAGGCGCTTTTGCCGGGAGGCCGCGGTCTTTCGGACGGCGCAGGTCTCCGGCTTCGGACGGCGTTCCGGCACGCCTTGTCCGCGCCTCTTCGCTTCGGCGAAAAACGGCTGCGCTTTTGCCTGCCGGAGTTTTTCGGCCGCCCGGTCTGCCCGGGCGCTCGATCTGCCCCGATGTTCGGAGAGTTTCGCGTAAAGCGCCGCTCTCTGCCGGGCCGCCTGCCGTTTTGGTTGAGGCCGCGCGTTTTTTGCGTCGGAGTCCGCAGTTTCTCCGACGTCCGGCGCGAGGCAAACGCTGTTTCATCTGCACGAGGCGGCGTCCGCCTTTTCATCATCTGCACCTTGTTTGATCCGAGGATTCGCCATGACACTTCCCTTCACCTCATTCAACGACGTCCGCCCCGAAGTGGCGACGTTTGAATCCTACGAGCCCGGGCTCAGCATTGCGGAAATCGCCGAGCGCTACGGGCTTTCCCGCGTCGTCAAAATGGCCAGCAACGAAAACCCGCTGGGCGTGTCGCCCCGTGTGCGCAAGGTCATTGCAGATTGCGCCGGAGAGGCCTTCCGCTATCCGCAGTCGGGCAACCCGAGGCTGGTGAAGGCGCTGGCTTCCTTCTACGGCGTGTATTCGAAGCGCATCTTCGTGGGCAACGGCTCCGACGAAGTCATCGACCTTTTGTTCCGCGTGCGCGCCGTGCCCGGCGTTCACAACGCCGTGGCCTTCCGTCCCTGCTTCGGCCTGTATCCCACACAGGCGAAGATGGCCGGCGTGGAGCTGCGTCAGGCTCC includes the following:
- a CDS encoding universal stress protein; the encoded protein is MPKLQKIICALDLSEHSKTVAEYACMLAKAMHASIVAVYAAPTLTQYTGFHVPPNTIDSFVGEIVSGAEKAMTQFVSENFEGVETKAEVVVGYAAEEILEIAAKEDADLIVMGTHGRKGIDRILFGSVAERVVKNSHVPVLTIRPSDNYTGGAMYKD